ATGCGGGCGCGCACCTCGGCGGAGAGGTCGGGGGCCTCGGCGGTCGCCTCGGGCGCGGCGGCGGAGGCCTCTTCGGGCTCCTGCTCGGCGGAAGGCGTGGGCTCGACGGGGTCGACGAGCCCGGTCAGCGCGCCCAGGCGGAGGCGCGGCTTGGCGCGGGACACGTTCTGTTCAAAGGCTTTCTTCATGGTTCTCAGCCGGCCTGCTGGGTGCCCTTCTTCTGGGCAGCGGCTGCCGCGGCCACCAGCCGGGGCAGGATGTTGTCAATCATGGCCTGGATGTCGTTGGCACCCTTGGACGACGGGTCCGCGACGAACACCGGCCGGCCCTCACTGGAGGCCTGCGCGAACTTGGTGCACTGCCGGATGATGGTGGGCAGCAGGAACTCCGGATAGTGCGTCTGGAGCGCCTCCAGGGCCTCCTTCGCCAGCTTGAAGGTGGCGTTGAAGGAGTTGACCACGATGAAGACGTGGTCGAGCACGTGGTTCAGGTCCTCCTCCAGGCTCTGCACCGTTTCGAACAGCAGCTTGAGGCCGTGGAAGGACAGGAAGTCCGCGAGCACGGGGACGAACAGGTCGTTCGCCGCCATCAGCGCGTTGAGGTTGAGCAGGCCGAAGGACGGAGGCGCGTCGAAGACGACGACGTCGTACTGGGCCTCCACGTCCTTGAGGGCGTTGCGCAGCTTGAACTCGCGGCCGGCCATGGGCATCAGCGCGAGGTCCACCGTGGACATGGTCAGGTTGGACGGGACGAAGTCCAGGTTGGGCAGCGAGGACTTCTGGATGACCTTGGCCAGGGGCGTCTTGCGGACGAGGACGTCCAGGAGGGTCTTCTCGAAGTCCTCACCCTCGTAGCCCAGGCACTTGGTGGCGTGGCCCTGGCTGTCGAGGTCGATGAGGAGCACCGCGTAGCCCAGCTCCGCGAGGCGCCACGCGTAGGACGTGGACAGCGACGTCTTGCCGGTGCCGCCCTTGAAGTTGAGAAAGAGCTGACGCCGGTGGCCCAGGCGCGCCGGGAACCGGTCGAGCGTGGTGCGCAGTTCCCAGATGTCGTCCGGCGTGTAGGCGTCCTTCCGCGATTCCTCCGGAATCTGCTTCGGGGACACGCCGAGCATCTCGGCGACCTGCTTGGAGCTGTACGTCGGCGCTTCCATGGACGACCCTTCAAAAGACGTGCGGGACGGCTACCTTGCCTCAAGCGGCGAAGTATTTGTGCCCCCTTCGAATCACCGCTCCCCGTGCGGACAACAGGGTGAGCGCCTCCTGGGCGAGCTCCGAGGGGGCCGAGAGCGCGACTGCCAGCTCGACGAGCGAGCGGCCACGCACGGCCATGCGGACCTCGGTCAGCATCTGGGTGCAGAGTGCTTCCACGGGGGACACGCTGGAGCGCGCGGGTGCCGGACGGGCGGGCTCGGGGGCGCGGGGCGCGGGGGTGGACTGGCCCGGCACGGCGCCCATGGCGACGAGGGCCGCCTGGACGGGAGACAGTCGAGCAGAAGGCGCGGGCGCCGGGGCTCGAGGTGCCGGCGTGGGGCCTGGAGCCTTGGCGGCGACCTGGGCCTGGGGCGGATTCCCCGGGGTGGCCGGGCGCTGCGCGGGTGCGGGGGCGCCGGCAGTGCGCGCCGGTGCACCGGGCCCAGCGACAGAGGGGCCACCCTGGGCCGAGCCCGGCGTGGACGCGGGGGCGCCGCGAGCGGAACTCGCGTTGGCGGGTGCCACGGCTCCAGGTACGGGGGTCCCGCCGGAGCCGGTCCGCGCAGGCGTCGAGGACGGCCCGCCCGTAACCTGCGGCGGGGAGGCAGCGCCCTGCGTGGCCGCGGCAGCACCAGCGCCGTGAGGCACGTTGCTCGGAGCAGCCCGAGCCTGCGTCACAGCGCCTGCGCCGTTCTGGGGGGCACGCGCCTGCGACATAGGCGCCGCGCCTTGCACCCCACCAGCCTGAGCGACGTGACCGTGAGATGCGGGCACAGCGCCGTTCTGAGGGGCACGTGCCTGCGACATAGGCGCCGCGCCTTGCACCCCACCAGCCTGAGCGACGTGACCGTGAGATGCGGGCACAGCGCCTTGCACAGCGCCGTTCTGAGGGGCACGCGCCTGAGCCACGGGCGCCGCGCCTTGCACTCCACCAGTCTGAGCAACATGCCCGTGCGACGTGGCCACCGCGCCTTGAATTCCACCGGCCTGAAGCGCACGTGCCTGAGGCGCCGTCACCGCGCCAGGAACCACACCGCCGGGCGCGTTCAGCGCCTGCGCGGACACCGGCGCACCAATCGCCGCCTGGCGGACCCCTGCGCCCACGGCCGCGACGGCATACGCGGGCTGTTCCACCACCGCCTGGACGTGAACCGCCTCCGGCGCCACGGCAACCACCGGTGCCACGGCCTGCGTCACCGCTCGGGGCTCCTCCAGCCGCGCTCGCACGGGCTTCACGGGCAGCGTCGCCAGCCGGCGAATCTCCCGGCGGCGGTGCGTGTCGTCCAGGGACACCACGGCGGAGACATCCTGCCCCAGGATGCGCGACAGGCTCTGCGCCGCGGCCTTGCGCACGCGCACCTCCCGGTCACCCAGCGCCCCCAGCAGCAACGTGCGCGCGCTCTCTCCACTGCCCGCGCCCAGCGCCAGCGCCGCGAGGGCGCGCGCTTCCGGGTCCGCGTCGTGGATGGCCTCTTCACCCAGCCGCCGCGCCGTCTCGCCTTCCAGCCCCAGCGCCAGCAGCGACGCCCGGCGCCGCACCGAACGGTCCGAGTCCTTCATCGCCTGCGCCAGATGCGGCGCCGCGTCCTTCGGCGCCAGCGTCAGCAGCGCCTTGAGCGCCGCGATGCGAACCTCGGGCACCGGCGACGCCAGCAGCGGCGACACCACCGAAGCGCCCTCTTCCTGGCACAGCGACGCGAACGCCTGGAGCAGCGCCACCTGCGCCGTCGGGTCCGTCTCCGCGTGCAGCGCCGACGCCAGCGCGGGCGCCGCGGCTGACTGCGACAACGCCTTCAGCCGCTCCGCCGCGCGCACCCGGGCCGCCGAGTCCTGCGCCGACAGCTCGCGGATGGAGAACCCGAAGAGCGTCTCATCGGTCCCCCCGCCAAACCCCGCGTGCGAGGACAGCTCCGCATGCTGCGCCGCGCTCACGCCCAGCCGGCCCGCCTGGAGGAACCGCTGCGCCTCGCGCGCCACCGGCGACAGGCCGTCCCCGTCGACAGTCGGCGCCACGGGCGGCTCGCTCACCGGCGCGGGCGTCATCAGCGTCGCCGGGGCGACCGTCTCCCGCAGCGCCACCGACGAGCCGCGCGTGGGGACCACGAGCCCGCGCGCGACCGGCCCGTTCTCACCGCGCAGGATGACCTCGCTGCGGAGCTGCGAGATGAACGAAGCCAGGTCCAACCCCAGGTCGTCGTCCTCGTCGTCCCGCTCCTGGGCGGTCGCACGGATGCGGCCGACGTCCAGGAGCTTGTCCATCATCTGGTTCCGCTCGGCGCGCATGACCTGGTTGAGCCGGTTGAGCTCCTCGCGCTCCGCCTGGAGGCGGCCCACGCGGACTTCCAGCTCCGCCACCTCACGGCGTAGGCCCAGCTCGCGCTGATGCGTCTCCGCCACCTCGCGCTTGAGGTGCTCCATCTCCTCGCGTGTCGAAGCCAGCTCGCTGTGGAGCTGTTGGGCACGCGCCTCGAAGTAGACGATCTTTTCGAGTGCGCTCTTGAGCAGCGCGTCCGGACGCTCGTCGCTCACGACCTCAACAGCCTCCCCGCGAGGCACGCGGCGCGGCCTGCGGATCCGAGTCACCGGGGGTTTGTTCCGGATTCCCGGTACCTACCGGGGCGCCCACCCTACGTCAGACGTCCTCATTTCGTAAACCACGGAAACACCAAGGCTTTTTCCAACCCGTCCCGGCCCGCCATTGACAACGTCGCCCGGGCCGAATTTTCGGCTTCCGCGCGATTCCGAGGCGGCTCGCGGACACATGTGTCGCGGGGGGTTGAAGCGCACGATTCCGGACGCTCCAACAGGCCCTCCCGGAAGCCCCGGAATGTCAGACCCCGCTCGTAATCTGTGTTCCACGAGGCACCCAACGGACGTCACTTCTCCCCGGAGCCTCTCCGCCTCGATGCGGGGGGACGAAGCCCTCTTTTCGACAGGTTTCCCGCACGCCATGGAACAACGACTGGCAACCCTCATTGGAAACGCGGTCCGCGCGGCGCGACAACGGTTGGAGCTGACACAGGCCGACGTGGCCGAGCGCGTTGGCATCGCCACCGAGGTGTATGGCCGCCTGGAGCGTGGTCACATGCTCCCCAGCGTCCGCACGCTGCGCAAGCTCTGCCTGGTGCTCAACTGCTCGTCCGACGTGCTGCTCGGCATGGCCGGCGCGGGCATCGAAGGCGCGCCTTCGCTCGCGGAGGACCCCCCGGAATACCGCGAGCGCCCTGAAGTCCGCCGCCTGCTGCGCACGGTGCGAAAGCTCGACGCACCGCGCCTGCGCCTGCTCGGACAGGTAGCGCACGCGCTCGAGACGTAGCGAGCCGAAGCGGACCCGGTCAGGGGCCGTAGACACCCTGGCCGGGACGTGAGGGGTGGGGAGGGACGGACGGATTGCGCCCTGGCGCAAGCGCTTGGCGCGTGGAGTGAAGCAGCCGCGACGAGGGGGGCGTACTGAATGCTTCATGACCCCCGTCCGCCCCTCCCCCCCTTCCGCCGACCTGCCGCAGCTCGCGGTGCATGCGCTGTGGTGGTGCTGGTTCCCGGCGTTCATCCTGAGCTGGGACGCGCTGCCCACCGAGGGGCGGTGGGGCATGTGCGTGCTGGGTTGGGCGATTGGCTTCTGGAACTACGCCGTCCTGCACAACCACATGCATCTGGCCATCGTCCGGCCCCGGCTGGGGAACTGGGTGGTGTCCCGGACGCTGGGCATGGCGTGTGGGTTCCCCTTCCGCGGCTATTACATCCACCACCTCAACCACCACCGCTTCGACGACGGACCCGGGGATTGGGGCCGCCGCCGCCCCGGTGAGCGGGTGTTCCGCTACTGCCTGCGCTCGGCGCTGACGCCGTGGCTGTGGCCGTACGAGACGCTGGGCCATGTCTGGCGCTGGGCCAAGAAGAAGAACCAGCGGCTGGAGCTGGCGGTGGACTTCCTGCTGGTGGACGGCCTGCTGCTGGCGATGGTGGTGTGGAAGCCCGCGCTGGGACTGGCCTGGTGGGCGGTTTTGCTGGTGACGCAATTCTGCATCCACTGGCTCAACCTGGCGGCCCACTTCGAAACCAACTCGGAGAAGAAGGACTCCCTGGGGACCACGTCCTACTCGGCCTTCTACAACCGTTGGTTCTTCAACGCGGGCTATCATCAGGCCCACCACCTGAAGCCCCAGGTGCCCTGGTACGAGCTCCCGGCCCTCACGGAGAAGCTCGCCGGCACGGCCAGGGTGCGTCCGGAGCTGACAACCGAGCTTTCTCCCATCAATCCGTTGTGGGTCGCCCGGGTGGCGAAGCGCTATTCTGCCAAGCCGTGCGATCGGCAGACGGAGTCGAAGATTACCTCCGGGACCCCTACGGCCGTTATCTAGCCGGGGAGAGCTTCCTCCACTGGTACGCCTCGGCGGACCTGTGCGGCTTCGTCATCTGGGGCCGCCCCGGAGAGGCCCAGGTGCGCCGGCTCGTCCAGGTGCTGGACGTGGAGCTCGCTCCCGCCAGGCCCCATGCCTCGCTGGTGGACGCGCGCAGGCTGGAGGCCGCCGACCCCATGGCCTTCGCGGCCCTGGTCAAATACATGCAGCCCCGGGAGAAGGCCTTCAGCACGTCGGTGCTGAAACAGGCGCTGGTGCGTCCCGAAGGCGTGGTGGGCGCGGTGGTGGGCGGCTTCTACACGCTGCTGTCCGGGGCCTACCCCAGCCGCGCCTTCACCGGGCCTGACGCGGCGTTGCAGTGGCTGGGGCAACCGGAGGCGGAGGCCGCGGCGCTGCTGGCGGAGCTCAACGGCCTGGTCGCGGAGGCCACCGGGCAGTCGCCGCTGCTGCGCGAGCTGCACCAGGTGATGCGCGCGAAGCTGCCGGAGGTGAACCTGTCGGACGTGGCCCGCGAGATGGGCATGTCCGAGCGGACGTTGCAGCGGCGCCTCAAAGAGGCCGACACGTCCTTCCAGGCGGAGCTGAACTCGGTGCAGGTGCGCATGGCGCAGACGCTGCTCCGCGAGTCGAACATGAAGCTCACCGCGGTGGCGGTGGAGGTGGGCTGCGCGTCGCTCCAGCACTTCAGCAGCCTCTTCCGCAAGCTGGTGGGAGAGTCCCCCAGCGCCTGGCGCGACCGGCAGCAGCAGGGCGGTGGCGCCCCCGCGTCACGCGCCGCCTCCGAGGAAGAGGTGGCCGCCCCGCCCGCGGAGGCCACCGCGCCGGTGAGCCGCCCGCCCGAGGTGCCCGAATAACCTACCCACACCGACGTGGGCAGGGAGCGAGGAAGCCGTTGGCATCCAGAAATCCGAGCCAGCCACCACAGGCACTCAACATTCCCATACAGCGCCTAGCCCGAGGCGCGTCGCCTGGGGGTGCCGTACAAGTGTTTGACGGACC
This genomic window from Myxococcus hansupus contains:
- a CDS encoding helix-turn-helix transcriptional regulator, which encodes MRRLVQVLDVELAPARPHASLVDARRLEAADPMAFAALVKYMQPREKAFSTSVLKQALVRPEGVVGAVVGGFYTLLSGAYPSRAFTGPDAALQWLGQPEAEAAALLAELNGLVAEATGQSPLLRELHQVMRAKLPEVNLSDVAREMGMSERTLQRRLKEADTSFQAELNSVQVRMAQTLLRESNMKLTAVAVEVGCASLQHFSSLFRKLVGESPSAWRDRQQQGGGAPASRAASEEEVAAPPAEATAPVSRPPEVPE
- a CDS encoding helix-turn-helix transcriptional regulator, with protein sequence MEQRLATLIGNAVRAARQRLELTQADVAERVGIATEVYGRLERGHMLPSVRTLRKLCLVLNCSSDVLLGMAGAGIEGAPSLAEDPPEYRERPEVRRLLRTVRKLDAPRLRLLGQVAHALET
- a CDS encoding HEAT repeat domain-containing protein encodes the protein MSDERPDALLKSALEKIVYFEARAQQLHSELASTREEMEHLKREVAETHQRELGLRREVAELEVRVGRLQAEREELNRLNQVMRAERNQMMDKLLDVGRIRATAQERDDEDDDLGLDLASFISQLRSEVILRGENGPVARGLVVPTRGSSVALRETVAPATLMTPAPVSEPPVAPTVDGDGLSPVAREAQRFLQAGRLGVSAAQHAELSSHAGFGGGTDETLFGFSIRELSAQDSAARVRAAERLKALSQSAAAPALASALHAETDPTAQVALLQAFASLCQEEGASVVSPLLASPVPEVRIAALKALLTLAPKDAAPHLAQAMKDSDRSVRRRASLLALGLEGETARRLGEEAIHDADPEARALAALALGAGSGESARTLLLGALGDREVRVRKAAAQSLSRILGQDVSAVVSLDDTHRRREIRRLATLPVKPVRARLEEPRAVTQAVAPVVAVAPEAVHVQAVVEQPAYAVAAVGAGVRQAAIGAPVSAQALNAPGGVVPGAVTAPQARALQAGGIQGAVATSHGHVAQTGGVQGAAPVAQARAPQNGAVQGAVPASHGHVAQAGGVQGAAPMSQARAPQNGAVPASHGHVAQAGGVQGAAPMSQARAPQNGAGAVTQARAAPSNVPHGAGAAAATQGAASPPQVTGGPSSTPARTGSGGTPVPGAVAPANASSARGAPASTPGSAQGGPSVAGPGAPARTAGAPAPAQRPATPGNPPQAQVAAKAPGPTPAPRAPAPAPSARLSPVQAALVAMGAVPGQSTPAPRAPEPARPAPARSSVSPVEALCTQMLTEVRMAVRGRSLVELAVALSAPSELAQEALTLLSARGAVIRRGHKYFAA
- a CDS encoding ParA family protein — encoded protein: MEAPTYSSKQVAEMLGVSPKQIPEESRKDAYTPDDIWELRTTLDRFPARLGHRRQLFLNFKGGTGKTSLSTSYAWRLAELGYAVLLIDLDSQGHATKCLGYEGEDFEKTLLDVLVRKTPLAKVIQKSSLPNLDFVPSNLTMSTVDLALMPMAGREFKLRNALKDVEAQYDVVVFDAPPSFGLLNLNALMAANDLFVPVLADFLSFHGLKLLFETVQSLEEDLNHVLDHVFIVVNSFNATFKLAKEALEALQTHYPEFLLPTIIRQCTKFAQASSEGRPVFVADPSSKGANDIQAMIDNILPRLVAAAAAAQKKGTQQAG
- a CDS encoding fatty acid desaturase family protein — translated: MTPVRPSPPSADLPQLAVHALWWCWFPAFILSWDALPTEGRWGMCVLGWAIGFWNYAVLHNHMHLAIVRPRLGNWVVSRTLGMACGFPFRGYYIHHLNHHRFDDGPGDWGRRRPGERVFRYCLRSALTPWLWPYETLGHVWRWAKKKNQRLELAVDFLLVDGLLLAMVVWKPALGLAWWAVLLVTQFCIHWLNLAAHFETNSEKKDSLGTTSYSAFYNRWFFNAGYHQAHHLKPQVPWYELPALTEKLAGTARVRPELTTELSPINPLWVARVAKRYSAKPCDRQTESKITSGTPTAVI